The DNA region CCATAGATGACAACACGGCGCTTAAGCTGGGCAGTGTCGACAACTTTTACAAACCCCCAGCGTGCAATAATAACCGAGGCCGTTGCCACCAGGACGCCCCAAAACACCAACCCCTGAGGCATCAATTCGCGTCCAAAGACCAAACCCACCAGAAATAACGCAGCACTACCCAATAAAAAGAAACTCACCAGGGTGCGCAATACCATGCTGGAAAAACCTTCGCGCACCATGGCTGCATACACCCCCATGGATAAGGTGCAGCAACTTAACACCAGGGAAAAAACAATCGCCGAACGCCAGATTGATGCGACAGGCGTTACCTCATACGGGGGGTACACACCCACTATCCAATTTGCTACCCACACCGCAATACCCAATAACACCGCTTCGATCAGGCCGAGAAAAAGATAAGGCAAATGCACGTAGTGCTTATTGAGTCGAATGTAGGACAAACCCGTTTCCTTCAGAATGAGTGGCAGTTTTGGAGCCGGGCATTATAGCCAGATTTGTGACAAAAACTCGACCAGCGCCGACAGTTTTCTGTCACTTTGATCATTACATTTAAGATACGCGCAAATAATGCCGGCATCCTATAAGATCCTTAAAAAAAAGCTGGTTTTTATGCTACCTTAAGCGCCCTCGGATTCACCTACCCGCTAAGGAACCAACACATGTTCGCAAGCAACCCCAGGCTTTGCATTATCGGCTTAGGCTATGTTGGCCTGCCACTCGCCGTGGAATTTGGAAAAAAAATCGACACTATTGGTTTTGATATCAATCCTGCGCGCATTGACGCCTTGCGACAAGGTGAAGACCACACACTCGAACTCAATCGCGAAGAGCTGACCCAGGCAACCAGGCTCAGCTACACAACCCGTGAAAATGACATCACCGGTTGCGACGTTTATATAGTGACAGTCCCCACACCGATTAACGACAGCAAGCAACCTGACCTGACCCCTCTTGAAAAGGCGTCCGCCCTGCTCGGCCGGGTCATTGATAAAAATGCCATTGTTGTTTTTGAATCAACAGTCTATCCCGGCTGCACAGAAGAGGTTTGTGTACCCATCATTGAACAGGGTTCCGGTCTTGTCTTTAACCGTGACTTTTTTGCCGGATATAGTCCGGAACGCATCAACCCGGGCGACAAACAACATCGGGTACACAACATTACCAAGATTACCTCCGGCTCAACGCCGGAGGTTGCCGAGTATATCGATCAGCTTTATCGCCAAATCGTTGTGGTAGGCACCCACAAAGCGAGCAGTATCAAAGTAGCCGAAGCGGCAAAGGTCATCGAAAATACCCAGCGCGATATCAATATCGCCCTGGTTAACGAGCTGGCCCTGATCTTTAAACGCCTGGACATAGACACCTTAGAGGTACTGGAAGCCGCCGGAACCAAATGGAACTTTTTACCTTTCCGTCCCGGCCTGGTCGGCGGACACTGTATTAGTGTGGACCCTTACTATTTAACACATAAAGCCCAGCAGGTAGGCTACAACCCCGAGGTCATCCTTGCCGGTCGCCGCATTAACGATGGCATGGGGACTTTTGTGGCCGAGTCTGTGGTAAAAATGATGACCCAGCGCAAATGCCATGTGGTCGACTCCAATATCCTGATTATGGGCCTGACCTTTAA from Cellvibrio japonicus Ueda107 includes:
- the tviB gene encoding Vi polysaccharide biosynthesis UDP-N-acetylglucosamine C-6 dehydrogenase TviB — translated: MFASNPRLCIIGLGYVGLPLAVEFGKKIDTIGFDINPARIDALRQGEDHTLELNREELTQATRLSYTTRENDITGCDVYIVTVPTPINDSKQPDLTPLEKASALLGRVIDKNAIVVFESTVYPGCTEEVCVPIIEQGSGLVFNRDFFAGYSPERINPGDKQHRVHNITKITSGSTPEVAEYIDQLYRQIVVVGTHKASSIKVAEAAKVIENTQRDINIALVNELALIFKRLDIDTLEVLEAAGTKWNFLPFRPGLVGGHCISVDPYYLTHKAQQVGYNPEVILAGRRINDGMGTFVAESVVKMMTQRKCHVVDSNILIMGLTFKENCPDLRNTRVIDIIHELKNYNANVHVYDPWADPVEAQHEYGLALINQPQANTYDAIILCVGHEQFRALGADAIRTLGKTNHVLFDVKHVLPKAAVDARL